From a single Candidatus Hydrogenedentota bacterium genomic region:
- a CDS encoding sulfatase-like hydrolase/transferase, whose amino-acid sequence MAVGAWRKLAGAHCKEIEIDDAVLVNQVIRWQRNAQAPWFAYLHLMGPHGPYHLPARVNDFGPEPLDQYDAKMRYVDHQVGRLLADVHPDTLIIITADHGEEFGEHGGTQHGRTLHDEVLRVPLLIYWPHCEPRIEQGLVGLDRVVSAILDDVLPETGGKVRCHLEIRDLGGTLKDVLTRTVTSEDLPETEAPAADAEELRREQLEALGYF is encoded by the coding sequence GTGGCAGTGGGCGCCTGGCGAAAGCTGGCGGGGGCGCATTGCAAAGAGATCGAGATCGACGACGCGGTACTCGTGAACCAAGTGATTCGGTGGCAGCGAAACGCCCAGGCGCCCTGGTTTGCGTATCTGCACCTGATGGGACCGCACGGACCCTATCATCTGCCCGCGCGGGTGAATGATTTTGGACCGGAACCACTCGATCAATACGATGCGAAAATGCGCTACGTTGACCATCAGGTGGGCCGGTTGCTGGCAGATGTGCATCCCGATACGCTTATCATCATCACGGCAGATCACGGCGAAGAATTCGGGGAACACGGAGGCACGCAGCACGGCAGAACGCTTCACGACGAGGTCCTGCGCGTACCTCTGCTCATTTACTGGCCGCATTGCGAGCCGCGCATCGAGCAGGGGCTGGTGGGACTCGACCGTGTAGTATCCGCCATCCTGGATGACGTGCTGCCGGAGACCGGCGGCAAAGTCCGCTGTCACTTGGAAATACGCGACCTCGGCGGCACCCTCAAAGATGTGCTGACTCGTACGGTGACGTCAGAGGATCTGCCGGAGACGGAAGCTCCTGCCGCAGACGCCGAAGAACTGCGGCGCGAGCAACTCGAGGCGCTAGGGTATTTCTGA
- a CDS encoding sulfatase-like hydrolase/transferase: MPKILSIIAILLVLAGCGGIEATRSQPNILLVVIDTLRADHVGCYGYERNTTPNLDAFARDCIVYTNCYATCSWTKPSVTSLLTGLNCREHGVLAAWDALPEGMRWLPEEFQRRGYITAAFSNNLFICRQDGFARGFDYWWQWAPGESWRGRIAKRSRSTTRYS; this comes from the coding sequence ATGCCTAAAATTTTAAGTATTATAGCAATTCTTCTTGTTCTGGCCGGTTGCGGGGGAATTGAGGCGACACGCTCGCAACCCAACATTCTCCTCGTAGTAATCGATACCCTCCGAGCAGATCACGTCGGCTGTTATGGGTACGAGCGCAATACCACGCCCAATCTTGACGCCTTCGCGCGGGACTGCATCGTCTATACCAACTGCTATGCAACGTGCTCATGGACGAAGCCCAGCGTGACAAGTCTCCTGACGGGGCTGAATTGCCGCGAGCACGGCGTGTTGGCGGCATGGGACGCGCTGCCAGAGGGCATGCGCTGGTTGCCAGAAGAATTCCAACGGCGCGGGTACATTACGGCGGCCTTCTCGAACAACCTTTTCATTTGCCGTCAGGACGGTTTCGCGCGCGGGTTCGATTATTGGTGGCAGTGGGCGCCTGGCGAAAGCTGGCGGGGGCGCATTGCAAAGAGATCGAGATCGACGACGCGGTACTCGTGA
- a CDS encoding response regulator translates to MKQSFSTSEVAKYCHVTPDTIRKWAEAGRIHVFKTPGGHRRIRHEDLIQFLRENKIPVHVDLRESGTKILVVDGEKSVVSVIQRFLERSQNSFQVAVAMDGFDAGQQIAVFRPDVLFLDLGMPGFNGANICGRIKGNPDYASAQIIALVDSEDRDVMETAVENGAALCLRKPFTPDDLRRALAKVGVEVN, encoded by the coding sequence ATGAAACAATCGTTTAGCACTTCGGAAGTTGCCAAATACTGTCACGTCACCCCAGACACCATTCGCAAGTGGGCCGAGGCCGGCCGCATCCATGTCTTCAAGACTCCTGGCGGACACCGCCGCATCCGGCACGAGGATCTCATCCAGTTTCTGCGCGAGAACAAGATCCCGGTTCATGTGGACCTGCGTGAATCCGGCACGAAGATTCTCGTGGTGGATGGAGAAAAATCGGTGGTATCCGTCATCCAACGGTTCCTCGAAAGGTCCCAGAATTCGTTTCAGGTGGCCGTTGCGATGGACGGCTTTGATGCAGGACAACAGATCGCCGTGTTTCGTCCGGATGTGCTGTTCCTCGACTTGGGTATGCCGGGCTTCAACGGCGCAAACATCTGCGGACGGATCAAGGGTAATCCGGATTATGCCAGCGCGCAGATTATCGCCCTGGTTGATTCCGAGGACCGCGACGTGATGGAAACCGCCGTCGAAAACGGCGCGGCCCTCTGCCTGCGGAAACCGTTTACGCCCGACGACCTCCGCCGTGCCCTGGCGAAAGTGGGCGTCGAGGTCAACTAG
- a CDS encoding ABC transporter permease has product MTDSADNKRGDQNHSRLRCRGAWRRFGLVLALAAVCVILAAAKPQAVSIDFVLTLLRQIAINGILAVGVTYVLLTGGVDLSLGSVVALTGVVAATFAHPGGYPLVLPLFMGLLTGALCGTMNGLVVTKGGVAPFIATLGMMTAARGLAYIVSGGRPVSQLRPEFTVISSGSFLNIPIPVLILAVVAAVSAIFLRGTRAGRHLYATGGNETAAYASGINVHASKMLAYAVCGALAGLAGIVQAARSTTGQPNAGIMYELDAIASVVIGGTSLAGGVGGVGGTILGALLMGVIASGLDMLNVPSYYQQVVKGLIIISAVMLDRRGSKRS; this is encoded by the coding sequence ATGACGGATTCGGCCGACAACAAGAGAGGTGATCAAAACCACTCCAGACTCAGGTGTCGCGGCGCATGGCGGCGTTTCGGACTGGTTCTGGCGCTTGCAGCCGTGTGCGTGATCCTGGCAGCCGCAAAACCGCAGGCAGTGTCCATCGACTTCGTACTGACCCTGCTGCGCCAGATCGCCATCAACGGCATCCTCGCGGTGGGGGTCACGTACGTCTTGTTGACGGGCGGGGTAGACCTCTCGCTGGGGTCCGTAGTGGCGCTGACCGGCGTGGTTGCGGCGACGTTTGCCCATCCCGGCGGCTACCCTCTGGTCCTGCCTCTGTTTATGGGACTTCTGACGGGGGCCTTGTGCGGAACCATGAACGGACTGGTCGTTACCAAAGGGGGCGTGGCCCCGTTCATCGCCACACTGGGCATGATGACGGCGGCGCGGGGACTTGCCTACATCGTAAGCGGCGGCAGGCCGGTTTCGCAGTTGCGTCCTGAATTCACCGTCATCAGCAGCGGCAGTTTTCTCAACATACCCATTCCGGTGCTCATACTAGCCGTTGTGGCGGCGGTTTCCGCGATATTCCTCAGAGGCACGCGAGCGGGGCGGCATCTCTATGCCACGGGCGGCAACGAAACCGCCGCTTACGCGTCCGGCATCAACGTGCACGCGTCCAAGATGCTTGCCTACGCCGTATGCGGCGCCTTGGCGGGTCTTGCGGGAATCGTGCAGGCCGCGCGCAGTACCACCGGCCAACCCAACGCAGGTATCATGTATGAGCTCGATGCCATCGCTTCGGTGGTTATCGGCGGCACGAGCCTGGCGGGGGGCGTCGGCGGCGTCGGCGGCACCATCCTCGGGGCGTTGTTGATGGGGGTGATCGCCAGCGGACTGGACATGCTGAATGTCCCCTCCTACTATCAGCAGGTTGTGAAAGGTCTCATCATTATCAGCGCGGTGATGCTGGACCGGCGCGGGTCAAAAAGAAGCTGA
- a CDS encoding sugar ABC transporter substrate-binding protein — MRILGNVSAAAVVILLAAGACGCGKSREVPGGGRGDAASGEIVMGVSLLNLSNEFIVLLDEAMKEEAAKLGVRLIVNDGARSAERQVQQIENFLLQDVDAIILNPCELDASSPAVDKSIASGVPIVNVNSQTRSVPTAFVGSRDEESAQIAMQYIADRLGGKGNVLMMQGFMGQTAQIDRERGAQDVLAAHPGLKLLAVQTAEWDRAKAITLMENWIQSFGDDISAVFAQNDEMGMGAVVALEQAGIKEKVVVASVDAIADALDAVKTGRLDATVFQDAQAQGSTAVQTAYKIITGKPFEKQVFIPFQLVTRDNVDAFMR; from the coding sequence ATGAGAATCCTGGGCAATGTATCTGCCGCGGCAGTGGTCATCCTACTTGCGGCTGGGGCCTGCGGCTGCGGCAAGAGCCGCGAAGTCCCCGGCGGGGGAAGGGGAGATGCGGCCAGCGGCGAAATCGTCATGGGCGTCTCTCTCCTGAACTTGTCCAATGAATTCATTGTTTTGCTTGACGAAGCCATGAAGGAAGAAGCCGCGAAACTCGGCGTGCGCCTCATTGTCAACGACGGGGCCCGCAGCGCCGAGAGGCAAGTCCAGCAGATTGAGAACTTCCTGCTCCAGGACGTGGACGCCATCATCCTCAACCCGTGCGAGCTGGATGCCAGCTCTCCCGCAGTTGATAAATCCATCGCTTCGGGCGTCCCCATCGTGAACGTGAATTCCCAGACCCGTTCGGTCCCCACGGCGTTCGTCGGGTCGCGCGACGAAGAATCCGCCCAGATCGCCATGCAGTACATCGCGGACCGGTTGGGCGGGAAGGGCAACGTGCTCATGATGCAGGGGTTCATGGGCCAGACCGCCCAGATCGACCGCGAACGCGGCGCCCAGGATGTGTTGGCCGCGCACCCGGGACTGAAGTTGCTTGCGGTCCAGACCGCGGAATGGGATCGAGCCAAAGCCATCACCTTGATGGAGAACTGGATTCAATCGTTCGGGGACGATATAAGCGCCGTGTTTGCCCAGAACGACGAGATGGGGATGGGCGCCGTGGTCGCCCTGGAACAGGCCGGGATCAAGGAAAAGGTTGTGGTAGCGAGCGTAGACGCGATCGCCGACGCGCTCGATGCCGTGAAGACCGGTCGCCTCGATGCCACAGTCTTCCAGGACGCGCAGGCCCAGGGCAGCACCGCCGTCCAGACCGCCTACAAGATCATCACCGGAAAACCCTTCGAGAAGCAGGTGTTCATTCCGTTCCAGCTCGTCACCAGAGACAACGTGGACGCGTTCATGCGGTAG
- a CDS encoding metallophosphoesterase family protein — protein MRARLGLLQSVACAAGLFLVIVSRVVHAEPAPEVAAVMDNVVQRMYDALTLDELANAGYETIWKFITPQERTVLATKYWTFDVNVPVVVSVMRHNEQEVAPFWLAEAGFQKTALAVRNELNVYEVWQKRFEAGRVELGINGFDKHRPHYFVAVGPQRPGTPLRVTNLMPAAYSKSLMCEGALTYHDWTELVLEEVPPELTGHVLLTTVRGRAREAHLIGAFRQTPFPSSEKPDHLALTWSAEPATTQTIQWRTGTAVENGVVQYRPKQAAPDAPWQSVTAEKAVIKDRLLANDPVCHWFTAALTGLQPAAAYVYRVGDATPDHWSEESEFTTGPASATPFTFVFMGDTHRSPQWGEMLGNAFARHPETAFYMLGGDLVGTGLYRDDWDQFFEYSTAVFRQRPAVPCIGNHDDQDGLGAGMYLEMFGLPQNGPEGIAPERMYSFEYGNALFLILDIDTPLDIQAAWMEAQLANTNATWKFAMFHFPPYAPTEDYPDIRAVWGPVFDKYHVDMVFGGHVHHYLRSKPMREGKPAGSPAEGTIYLVSVGIPSKDWSGGGPDYAEVIFSGPALYQTLYIDGNTLELRAYSADGNERDRLTIVK, from the coding sequence ATGCGAGCAAGACTGGGCTTGTTGCAGAGTGTGGCATGTGCTGCCGGACTGTTTCTGGTCATCGTTTCGCGTGTGGTTCATGCCGAGCCCGCCCCCGAAGTGGCCGCGGTCATGGATAACGTCGTCCAGCGCATGTACGACGCCTTGACCCTTGACGAACTGGCCAATGCCGGTTACGAGACCATCTGGAAGTTCATAACGCCGCAAGAGCGCACGGTTCTGGCCACAAAATACTGGACGTTCGACGTGAATGTCCCTGTGGTGGTGTCGGTAATGCGCCACAACGAACAGGAGGTGGCGCCGTTCTGGCTTGCCGAGGCCGGATTTCAGAAGACGGCTCTCGCCGTGCGGAACGAGCTCAACGTATACGAAGTCTGGCAGAAGCGTTTCGAGGCGGGCCGCGTCGAGCTGGGCATCAACGGGTTTGACAAACATCGCCCCCACTACTTCGTCGCCGTGGGCCCTCAGCGGCCCGGAACGCCCTTGCGGGTAACAAACCTGATGCCCGCCGCCTACTCGAAAAGCCTTATGTGCGAGGGAGCACTAACCTATCACGACTGGACCGAACTCGTGCTCGAGGAAGTGCCCCCCGAACTCACGGGTCACGTGCTCCTCACAACGGTGCGCGGGCGCGCCCGAGAAGCCCATCTCATCGGGGCGTTTCGCCAGACGCCGTTTCCTTCGTCGGAGAAGCCCGATCATCTGGCGTTGACCTGGAGCGCCGAGCCCGCCACCACCCAGACCATCCAGTGGCGAACGGGCACAGCCGTTGAGAACGGTGTAGTGCAGTACAGGCCCAAACAGGCTGCCCCGGACGCCCCCTGGCAGTCCGTGACCGCCGAAAAGGCCGTCATAAAGGACCGTTTGCTGGCCAACGATCCCGTCTGCCACTGGTTCACGGCGGCTTTGACAGGCCTGCAACCGGCGGCGGCGTACGTATACCGGGTAGGCGACGCTACGCCGGACCACTGGTCGGAAGAATCGGAATTCACGACCGGGCCCGCATCCGCCACCCCGTTCACGTTTGTTTTCATGGGAGACACGCACCGATCTCCTCAGTGGGGCGAGATGCTTGGCAACGCCTTTGCCCGGCACCCCGAGACCGCCTTCTACATGCTCGGCGGCGACCTTGTGGGCACGGGCCTTTATCGCGACGATTGGGACCAGTTCTTCGAGTATTCAACCGCCGTGTTCCGGCAACGGCCCGCCGTGCCGTGTATAGGAAACCATGACGACCAGGACGGGCTGGGCGCGGGGATGTACCTCGAAATGTTCGGGCTGCCCCAAAACGGTCCCGAGGGGATCGCACCCGAGCGCATGTACAGTTTTGAATACGGCAACGCCCTGTTTCTGATCCTCGATATCGACACGCCGCTGGACATCCAGGCTGCCTGGATGGAGGCCCAGCTGGCCAACACCAACGCAACATGGAAATTCGCCATGTTCCATTTCCCTCCCTACGCGCCCACCGAAGACTACCCCGATATCCGGGCGGTGTGGGGGCCCGTTTTCGACAAGTATCACGTCGATATGGTGTTCGGCGGCCATGTGCACCATTACCTGCGCAGCAAGCCCATGCGTGAAGGCAAACCCGCCGGATCCCCCGCGGAGGGAACCATATACCTGGTTTCGGTTGGAATTCCTTCGAAGGACTGGAGCGGCGGCGGACCCGACTACGCCGAAGTGATCTTCAGCGGCCCGGCCCTCTACCAGACCCTGTACATCGACGGAAACACCCTTGAACTGCGTGCTTACAGCGCCGATGGCAACGAACGCGACCGCCTGACCATCGTGAAATAG
- a CDS encoding class I SAM-dependent methyltransferase — translation MTGPSTWLYDEFTYTGTDYGDPAEVAQYESRMAQLRDFDAEAGEIMDAVGLSREHTLLEVGMGTGWLALRAARRCRFVYACDVSMSMVEHARSRAEQEHILNIAVHHAGFLTYAHAGSPVDTVVSQLALHHIPDFWKAVALQRIASNLKPRGVFWFKDVVFGFDLADYERVFDEARASFPPAFRDPWVGHVNREYSTQAWIMEGLLERAGFAIESAKDGPLLTVSYLCRKKA, via the coding sequence ATGACCGGCCCCAGTACGTGGCTCTATGATGAGTTTACCTACACCGGCACGGACTACGGGGACCCGGCTGAAGTGGCCCAATACGAATCCCGCATGGCCCAGCTGCGGGATTTCGACGCGGAAGCCGGCGAGATCATGGACGCCGTCGGCCTCAGCCGCGAGCACACGCTGCTCGAGGTGGGCATGGGCACGGGGTGGCTGGCCCTGCGTGCCGCCCGGCGCTGCCGGTTCGTGTACGCGTGCGACGTCTCGATGTCCATGGTCGAGCACGCCCGGTCGCGGGCCGAACAAGAGCACATCCTGAATATTGCGGTGCACCACGCCGGTTTCCTGACCTACGCGCACGCAGGAAGCCCTGTCGATACCGTGGTATCCCAGCTTGCCCTGCACCATATTCCGGATTTCTGGAAGGCCGTCGCGCTGCAGCGCATCGCCTCGAACCTGAAACCTCGCGGGGTGTTCTGGTTCAAGGACGTCGTGTTCGGATTCGACCTTGCGGACTACGAGCGGGTGTTTGACGAGGCGCGCGCATCGTTTCCGCCCGCCTTTCGCGACCCGTGGGTGGGCCACGTAAACCGCGAATACAGCACGCAGGCATGGATCATGGAGGGCCTCCTGGAACGGGCGGGGTTCGCCATCGAGTCCGCCAAAGATGGCCCGCTACTCACGGTAAGCTACCTTTGCCGCAAGAAGGCCTGA
- a CDS encoding beta-galactosidase trimerization domain-containing protein: MSRRIAALLCLVLPGVPSFAQEVLQDASAVVNERSEPTDAGKRVVQDVSLATAAAAYTLRYEYLEQNGDSGRIAFPKWAPTIGYVPLGIAEPSMENWYNQGFFQWTFDGFNINDYKAQFRVIREFGPDAMVEYAWDTPKVKAVARFAVTSRSDKLLFFGRYEPKEQVKQVTLRLMAYPATFEKPYNRRLTSQVRTLAEGAAEIDLTQERWLLFEDIEPGRKGAGSAGLLLGDASAFASVTVAEIGGYAEYTDIVLKPERRTFALGLYECPSIPDYEATRAYFRRIANAESDALAALSGTDWEQPLVPLPVDEERVARVRAEDESSLDRPAELWRPNPEPLAFPWAASLPGGPVRAALLAPRWAAYDTMELARRVELDVRRQYFDSSTVIASPDMWPYRGQTGIGALNASLAMRNAVNICLDANRDVIVAGSLEGQALGPRLQQTILGQVRAGKGLIITGGADAMAGWPQEVFAEEDTELASTLLAYLPWERIPSLRKGSRGRLSDAPPLRAYRYGEGRVLVFQANIAHYCTLLPLNSLKQGLDGNDDRLLALHGLIWAAAAGRPLPARIAFGESLAPVMAATATTLPLDFSGANWTRVLARIQDDTDTVRALRDDLLDETGTRLQIPPLPAMHTYYVDVVALNEANECVGLGGATLDVAPEYALASLAVSPSQQNHPEAPPAVDMPEGGQLTVSGTVSPAPEPGTLRAVFELRDCVDRVVARAEAPVAADGRAEAVVDFPRPVVVPHRLDMQLVSGQALLATANMAFTAAAPYPYDDFTILMWSYAEGDIVLRAENRLCYELGSDMMDLCHMRGYTDASAAREYAVSAQSGQRLVPYVTRIAGESGDDHILRPSLFDQAWLEQERASMEVCSRQAAPYHPAAYTLGDENYLASARVEVDLSPENAAAFRARLREQYPNIEALNTAWKTAYTSFDAIGAPMLLDEAAKQTASFAPWFDFRMFMDTAFAKLHETFAGFVRKEDPGARVGWDGLLGYHWLAGYDFYKLTRNLELNQVYTIEPLQGELVRSFKRPGALTGEWGNAVADNEAGFSAITWHNLFRGHNSCWWWTSWGCDYIPFNPDMSISHMGKWFFDSAAEVKAGPGKLLLHGRRDDSAVAVLYNQADLFAAKLFESVPDKAPVPGWLANLTGVMYALQDMGCQYSFVAAPDIETAPGRLDEYRALVLPLATCMSDALVQAVREFAQRGGLIIADGRACLLTENGVVRGQRLLDDLFGVKLSAGLEAFQSAPKTVTCELGGETITAASLETGLQITHGKAEINAGDVPCLITNSFGNGHAVLLNMPFSTINTLRHKGRERLLLEPLARQLALAGVKPYAQLTAEGKPARCVEQTLFVDGSLRYLCLQQDILLRGLEAQNLTVSIDAPAYVYDMRAGRAAAEEPITSWNAAISRGRPLVYALMPYAVSSLAVTVAAESVQGNTLELAAAVTAKGAQPEYHVVRVDVFAPGSNTSHRQYSQNIACPNGQGKASIPFALNEPAGTWRLAFRDAASGVTAEATVNLAAR; the protein is encoded by the coding sequence ATGTCCAGAAGAATCGCCGCACTGCTCTGTCTCGTACTTCCTGGCGTTCCGTCCTTTGCACAAGAGGTGCTTCAGGACGCGAGCGCGGTCGTAAACGAGCGGTCCGAGCCTACGGATGCAGGGAAGCGCGTCGTGCAGGATGTGTCGCTTGCGACCGCCGCGGCTGCCTACACCCTACGCTATGAATACCTCGAACAAAACGGCGATTCCGGCCGCATCGCCTTCCCCAAGTGGGCGCCCACGATCGGGTATGTGCCCCTCGGCATCGCCGAGCCCTCCATGGAAAACTGGTACAACCAAGGGTTTTTCCAGTGGACCTTCGATGGTTTCAACATCAACGACTACAAAGCACAGTTCCGTGTCATCCGCGAGTTTGGGCCGGATGCCATGGTCGAGTACGCGTGGGACACGCCGAAAGTGAAGGCCGTCGCGCGGTTCGCCGTCACCTCGCGCAGCGACAAGCTGTTGTTTTTCGGACGCTACGAACCCAAGGAGCAGGTCAAACAGGTTACATTGAGGCTGATGGCCTATCCCGCGACGTTTGAAAAACCCTACAACCGGCGCCTGACAAGTCAGGTACGCACCCTTGCGGAAGGGGCGGCCGAAATCGACCTGACACAGGAACGGTGGCTGCTGTTCGAGGATATCGAGCCCGGCCGCAAAGGCGCTGGTTCGGCGGGCCTGCTGCTCGGCGACGCCTCGGCCTTCGCGAGTGTGACCGTAGCCGAAATCGGGGGTTACGCCGAGTACACGGACATTGTTCTGAAGCCCGAGCGGCGCACCTTCGCTCTCGGACTATACGAATGTCCTTCGATACCCGATTATGAGGCCACGCGCGCGTATTTTCGACGGATAGCTAATGCTGAATCGGACGCCCTCGCGGCCTTGTCCGGCACGGACTGGGAGCAGCCACTCGTGCCGCTCCCGGTCGACGAAGAACGGGTGGCGCGCGTGCGAGCGGAAGATGAATCGAGCCTCGACCGTCCCGCCGAGTTGTGGCGTCCAAACCCGGAACCGCTGGCGTTTCCCTGGGCCGCAAGTCTGCCGGGCGGCCCGGTCCGCGCGGCGCTGCTGGCGCCCCGCTGGGCGGCGTACGACACCATGGAACTCGCGCGGCGCGTCGAGTTGGACGTACGGCGCCAATACTTCGACTCGAGCACCGTTATCGCAAGTCCCGACATGTGGCCTTACAGGGGACAGACCGGCATCGGCGCCCTCAACGCCAGCCTGGCCATGCGAAACGCCGTGAACATCTGCCTGGATGCCAACCGGGACGTCATCGTTGCCGGCTCGCTTGAAGGGCAGGCCCTGGGACCGCGCCTGCAACAGACGATCCTTGGACAGGTCCGCGCTGGCAAAGGACTGATCATCACCGGCGGCGCGGACGCGATGGCCGGGTGGCCGCAGGAAGTTTTCGCGGAGGAAGACACGGAACTGGCGAGCACGCTCCTCGCCTACCTGCCGTGGGAGCGCATTCCCAGCCTGCGAAAAGGAAGCCGCGGGCGGTTGAGCGACGCTCCGCCACTGCGCGCATACCGGTACGGCGAGGGCCGGGTGCTGGTGTTTCAGGCAAATATCGCGCACTACTGCACCCTTTTGCCGCTGAATTCATTGAAACAGGGCCTGGATGGAAACGATGACCGTCTCCTCGCGCTGCACGGCTTGATCTGGGCGGCGGCGGCCGGCAGACCGCTTCCCGCGCGTATCGCGTTTGGCGAGTCCCTCGCGCCTGTGATGGCGGCCACGGCAACCACGCTGCCGCTCGATTTCTCGGGCGCGAACTGGACCCGCGTGCTGGCGCGCATCCAAGACGATACGGATACCGTGCGCGCGCTGCGTGATGACCTGCTCGACGAAACGGGTACACGCCTTCAGATACCGCCCCTGCCCGCGATGCACACGTATTACGTGGACGTTGTCGCGTTGAATGAGGCCAATGAATGCGTGGGACTCGGGGGCGCGACCCTGGATGTCGCCCCGGAATACGCCCTCGCCTCCCTTGCGGTATCGCCATCGCAACAGAACCACCCGGAAGCTCCACCGGCGGTAGATATGCCCGAGGGCGGCCAGCTTACGGTATCCGGAACGGTCAGCCCCGCTCCGGAGCCGGGAACGCTGCGCGCGGTATTCGAGCTCCGGGATTGCGTGGACCGCGTGGTAGCGCGGGCCGAAGCCCCTGTGGCCGCGGACGGGCGTGCCGAGGCAGTCGTCGACTTTCCGCGTCCGGTTGTCGTCCCGCACCGGCTCGATATGCAGCTGGTATCGGGACAGGCGCTCCTGGCGACGGCGAATATGGCTTTCACGGCGGCGGCGCCCTATCCGTACGACGACTTTACGATATTGATGTGGTCGTACGCCGAAGGGGACATCGTTCTGCGCGCAGAGAACCGTCTGTGCTATGAACTCGGCTCGGACATGATGGATCTATGCCATATGCGCGGGTACACCGACGCCAGCGCGGCGCGCGAGTACGCTGTGTCTGCCCAATCCGGTCAGCGCCTGGTGCCTTACGTGACGCGCATTGCCGGAGAGTCGGGCGATGACCATATCCTGCGGCCCAGCCTCTTCGACCAGGCCTGGCTCGAGCAGGAACGAGCCTCCATGGAAGTCTGCTCCCGCCAGGCCGCGCCGTATCATCCAGCGGCTTACACGCTAGGTGACGAGAATTACCTTGCCTCCGCGCGCGTCGAGGTGGATCTGTCGCCCGAAAACGCCGCCGCGTTCCGCGCGCGGCTCCGCGAGCAGTATCCAAACATAGAAGCCCTCAACACCGCGTGGAAGACGGCCTATACTAGTTTCGACGCGATCGGCGCTCCGATGCTTCTGGACGAGGCCGCTAAACAGACCGCCAGTTTCGCGCCATGGTTCGATTTCCGGATGTTCATGGACACGGCGTTCGCCAAACTGCACGAGACATTCGCCGGGTTCGTGCGGAAAGAAGATCCCGGCGCCAGGGTGGGATGGGACGGACTGCTCGGCTATCACTGGCTGGCCGGCTACGATTTCTACAAGCTTACGCGCAACCTCGAGCTCAACCAGGTCTACACCATAGAACCGCTCCAGGGCGAGCTGGTCCGCTCGTTCAAGCGTCCGGGCGCCCTTACCGGCGAATGGGGCAATGCCGTGGCCGACAACGAAGCCGGGTTCTCGGCCATTACCTGGCACAATCTCTTCCGAGGCCACAATTCGTGCTGGTGGTGGACATCGTGGGGCTGCGACTACATTCCTTTTAATCCCGACATGTCGATCTCGCACATGGGGAAATGGTTTTTCGACAGCGCGGCGGAGGTGAAGGCGGGTCCCGGCAAGCTGCTGCTTCACGGCCGCCGGGACGACTCGGCGGTGGCCGTCCTCTACAATCAGGCCGACCTGTTTGCCGCGAAACTGTTTGAGTCCGTGCCGGACAAGGCCCCCGTGCCCGGTTGGCTGGCAAACCTGACGGGCGTCATGTACGCGTTGCAGGACATGGGCTGCCAATACTCGTTCGTTGCCGCGCCCGATATCGAGACGGCCCCGGGCCGGTTAGATGAGTACCGCGCGCTCGTCTTGCCCCTCGCTACGTGCATGTCGGATGCGCTGGTGCAGGCTGTACGGGAGTTCGCGCAACGGGGCGGCCTCATCATTGCCGACGGCCGCGCGTGCCTGCTCACGGAGAACGGCGTGGTTCGCGGCCAGCGATTGCTGGATGACCTGTTCGGCGTGAAGTTGTCAGCCGGCCTGGAAGCGTTCCAGTCCGCGCCGAAGACGGTCACTTGCGAACTGGGGGGCGAGACGATAACCGCCGCTTCGCTGGAGACCGGTCTTCAAATCACCCACGGGAAGGCCGAGATCAACGCGGGGGACGTGCCTTGTCTGATCACCAACTCGTTCGGCAATGGACACGCCGTGTTGCTCAACATGCCGTTTTCGACCATCAACACCTTGCGCCACAAAGGACGCGAGCGCCTGTTATTGGAGCCGTTGGCGCGGCAACTGGCGCTGGCCGGCGTCAAGCCGTACGCGCAATTGACCGCGGAAGGCAAACCCGCCCGCTGCGTCGAGCAGACCCTGTTTGTGGATGGTTCTCTGCGCTACTTGTGTCTCCAGCAGGACATCCTGCTTCGGGGGCTCGAAGCGCAGAATCTCACCGTCTCAATTGACGCGCCAGCATATGTTTATGACATGCGGGCGGGACGGGCCGCGGCAGAGGAACCCATAACCTCCTGGAACGCCGCGATCTCGCGCGGGCGCCCCTTGGTTTATGCGCTCATGCCTTACGCGGTGTCGAGCCTGGCCGTCACCGTTGCCGCGGAATCCGTCCAAGGCAATACGCTGGAACTTGCCGCTGCGGTGACGGCCAAAGGCGCGCAGCCCGAGTATCACGTTGTACGCGTCGACGTGTTTGCGCCGGGCAGCAACACCTCTCACCGCCAGTATAGCCAGAACATCGCATGTCCCAACGGTCAGGGGAAGGCATCGATCCCGTTCGCCCTGAACGAGCCAGCCGGGACGTGGCGTCTGGCCTTCCGCGACGCGGCCAGCGGCGTAACGGCGGAGGCCACGGTGAATCTCGCCGCGCGGTGA